In Spirochaetota bacterium, the genomic stretch GAACTTATTTCACGATCTTATTCTTTAGAATATGGAGAAAATAGTTTAGAGATCCATAAAGATGCAATTAATGTTGGTGATAAAGTGTTAATTTGTGATGATATTTTAGCTACAGGTGGTACTTTAGAAGCTGCAGAACAAATGGTTCTTGAGTTGGGTGGTGAACTTGTAGGAATTGGATTGTTATCAGAATTAACATTTCTTAAAGGAAGAGACAAACTATGCACTAAAGATATATATTCTCTTTATCAAGTACAAAATTAATCTAAAAACACCCTAGTATAAACATAGGGTGTTTTTTATATATGATATATATTAAGCTAATTT encodes the following:
- a CDS encoding adenine phosphoribosyltransferase, encoding MKYSSLFRQIKNYPTEGILFEDVTTYWKDADAFAYSITQIIEHFKNKGITKIVGLEARGFVIAAPVAVGLHTGFVPIRKPGKLPAELISRSYSLEYGENSLEIHKDAINVGDKVLICDDILATGGTLEAAEQMVLELGGELVGIGLLSELTFLKGRDKLCTKDIYSLYQVQN